A portion of the Halopelagius inordinatus genome contains these proteins:
- a CDS encoding DEAD/DEAH box helicase, whose amino-acid sequence MSQQVGRIDTLFLHQTGGNYLVVVERDGERVFRAVLELKETDAGPRPAKFRVKRGSSDEPRDPSQFVELARRASRIRISQQTAPNAREEIKEMLDGYQLEAVAVRTCRYCASSGRYSPITEETAIKADRDHICPDCAKRELERELDLSGAGSLTGAAQDRLEDLLLETKDLDRIENLLKGGLDPDLTRFDTVSATTDDIDLVPTSSLDLHPKLQGLTEDRFDSLLPVQSLAVDNGLFEGRDQLVVSATATGKTLVGELAGINRALKGEGKLLFLVPLVALANQKHEDFEERYGDLVDVTIRVGASRINDDGNRFDPGADVIVGTYEGIDHALRTGKDLGDIGTVVIDEVHTLKEGERGHRLDGMISRLKYYCETRAKRREAYGGAQWVYLSATVGNPDVLARSLRATLIEFEERPVPIERHVTFADGREKPDIADKLVTREFDSKSSKGYRGQTIIFTNSRRRCHEISRKLQYSSAPYHAGLDYGQRKRVERQFGNQDLAAVVTTAALAAGVDFPASQVVFDSLAMGIEWLSVQEFEQMLGRAGRPDYHDKGKVYVLVEPDCVYHNSMEMTEDEVAFKLLKGEMEDVMTVYDESAAVEETLANVIVAGKRAKRLNDGMLGDVPTKHAIGKLLEWEFIDGFEPTPLGRAICRHFLSPKDAFRILDNIRNGVDPYDIVADMELSDEDL is encoded by the coding sequence GTGTCTCAACAGGTCGGACGCATCGACACGCTGTTTCTCCACCAGACCGGGGGGAACTACCTCGTCGTGGTCGAACGCGACGGAGAGCGCGTGTTCCGCGCCGTGCTCGAACTGAAGGAGACGGACGCCGGTCCGCGGCCCGCGAAGTTCCGCGTCAAGCGCGGTTCCAGCGACGAACCGCGGGACCCGAGCCAGTTCGTCGAACTCGCCCGTCGAGCGTCGCGCATCCGCATCTCCCAACAGACCGCGCCGAACGCCCGCGAGGAGATAAAGGAGATGCTCGACGGCTACCAGTTGGAGGCGGTGGCGGTGCGGACGTGCCGGTACTGCGCGTCGAGCGGTCGGTACTCGCCGATCACCGAGGAGACGGCCATCAAAGCCGACCGCGACCACATCTGCCCCGACTGCGCCAAGCGCGAACTCGAACGCGAACTCGACCTCTCTGGGGCCGGTTCGCTCACCGGTGCCGCACAGGACCGACTCGAAGACCTCCTCTTGGAGACGAAGGACTTAGACCGCATCGAGAACCTTCTGAAAGGCGGTCTGGACCCCGACCTGACGCGATTCGACACCGTCAGCGCGACGACGGACGACATCGACCTGGTCCCCACGTCGAGTCTCGACCTGCATCCGAAACTGCAGGGACTCACCGAAGACCGGTTCGACAGCCTGCTTCCGGTGCAGTCGCTCGCCGTCGATAACGGACTGTTCGAGGGCCGCGACCAACTCGTCGTGAGTGCGACGGCGACGGGGAAGACGCTCGTCGGCGAACTCGCGGGGATAAACCGAGCGCTGAAAGGCGAGGGGAAACTGCTGTTTCTCGTCCCCCTCGTCGCCCTCGCGAACCAGAAGCACGAAGACTTCGAAGAGCGGTACGGCGACCTCGTCGACGTGACCATCCGCGTCGGCGCCTCCCGCATCAACGACGACGGCAACCGCTTCGACCCCGGTGCGGACGTCATCGTCGGCACCTACGAGGGTATCGACCACGCCCTCCGGACGGGCAAGGACCTCGGCGACATCGGTACCGTCGTCATCGACGAGGTGCACACGCTGAAGGAGGGCGAACGCGGCCACCGCCTCGACGGGATGATATCCCGGCTCAAGTACTACTGCGAGACGCGGGCGAAACGGCGCGAGGCGTACGGCGGCGCGCAGTGGGTGTATCTCTCCGCGACGGTCGGAAACCCCGACGTGTTGGCTCGGAGTCTTCGGGCGACGCTCATCGAGTTCGAGGAACGGCCGGTACCGATAGAGCGACACGTGACGTTCGCGGACGGCAGGGAGAAACCCGACATCGCCGACAAACTCGTCACGCGCGAGTTCGACTCGAAGTCGTCGAAGGGCTATCGGGGACAGACGATCATCTTCACCAACTCCCGGCGGCGGTGTCACGAAATCTCCCGGAAACTGCAGTACTCCTCTGCGCCGTACCACGCGGGCCTCGACTACGGCCAACGGAAGCGCGTCGAACGCCAGTTCGGCAATCAGGACCTCGCGGCGGTCGTCACGACGGCGGCACTCGCGGCGGGCGTGGACTTTCCCGCCTCGCAGGTCGTCTTCGATTCGCTCGCGATGGGTATCGAGTGGCTCTCCGTGCAGGAGTTCGAGCAGATGCTCGGGCGGGCGGGGCGGCCCGACTACCACGACAAGGGGAAGGTGTACGTCCTCGTCGAACCCGACTGCGTCTACCACAACTCGATGGAGATGACAGAAGACGAGGTGGCGTTCAAACTGCTGAAAGGCGAGATGGAGGACGTGATGACCGTCTACGACGAGTCCGCCGCAGTCGAGGAGACGCTGGCGAACGTCATCGTCGCGGGGAAACGGGCAAAGCGCCTCAACGACGGGATGCTCGGCGACGTGCCGACGAAACACGCTATCGGCAAACTGCTCGAATGGGAGTTCATCGACGGCTTCGAACCGACGCCGTTGGGCCGGGCGATATGCCGGCACTTCCTCTCGCCGAAAGACGCGTTCCGCATCCTCGACAACATCCGCAACGGCGTCGACCCCTACGACATCGTCGCGGACATGGAACTGTCCGACGAGGACCTGTGA